The Microcaecilia unicolor chromosome 13, aMicUni1.1, whole genome shotgun sequence genome has a window encoding:
- the LOC115456788 gene encoding collagen alpha-6(VI) chain-like, which produces MKAIGILFTVLSLWIGLCPATDSTNSTNSTTQCTTKQEAILVFLQDGSGSIWPQDFNKSKAFAVNITQHFQIGRNNVQVGCVQFSDVVEVEFTPVTYDDANSITSAIMNMVQLKQGTKTGKALNATIPILQQAAASRPGVPIFLLVTTDGASQDDVREPAENLRNTTNAIVYCIGVGTEANQTELNLIAGNKSRVFTVGSFDGLKDIQNTVMKQMCSEVPVQNNSPPAVSKDSTPAVSKDSTPAVSNKGNDNCECPVCKKVPKQKTFFACYDMCGEQNKCPPDQKCCFDGQYNRCFTGKEKVCLGGEVKPANANAKASG; this is translated from the exons AATGTACAACAAAGCAAGAAGCTATTCTCGTATTCTTGCAGGATGGCTCTGGAAGCATCTGGCCGCAAGATTTCAATAAATCGAAAGCCTTCGCTGTCAATATAACACAACATTTTCAGATCGGACGAAATAACGTGCAAGTTGGATGTGTACAGTTCTCAGATGTTGTAGAAGTTGAATTTACCCCTGTCACATATGATGATGCTAATTCCATCACCTCTGCCATTATGAATATGGTTCAGCTGAAACAAGGAACCAAGACAGGTAAAGCACTAAATGCCACGATTCCGATCTTGCAGCAGGCAGCTGCTTCCCGGCCAGGCGTCCCCATCTTCCTTCTTGTGACAACAGATGGAGCATCCCAAGACGATGTGAGGGAACCTGCTGAGAATTTGAGGAATACGACGAATGCCATAGTTTACTGCATTGGAGTGGGCACTGAGGCTAACCAAACAGAGCTGAATCTGATTGCTGGGAATAAGTCGCGGGTCTTTACCGTAGGCAGCTTTGATGGCCTGAAAGATATACAAAATACTGTTATGAAGCAAATGTGTTCTGAGGTGCCCGTACAAAATAATTCACCTCCAGCAGTTTCAAAAGATTCAACTCCAGCAGTTTCAAAAGATTCAACTCCAGCAGTTTCAAATAAAG GTAACGATAATTGCGAATGTCCTGTATGCAAAAAAGTCCCGAagcaaaagaccttttttgcttGTTATGACATGTGTGGTGAACAGAATAAGTGCCCCCCTGATCAGAAATGCTGCTTTGATGGTCAATATAACCGTTGCTTCACTGGAAAAGAGAAAGTCTGCCTGGGAGGAGAAGTAAAACCCGCAAATGCAAATGCCAAAGCCTCTGGATAA